The Bacteroidia bacterium genomic interval GAAATGCTTTTTTGCTGAGTTTCCTAATTTCATTGTGAGGCCACATATGGGTTAGTGCCAGGCTGATTTTTCCCTGATCAATCATTAATTCATAGCCCCGGCTTCCTGCATCCAATACTGCCTGGGTTCTATGAACTATTACAGCTCTGTCCAGTTCCTCTTCTGCTTTGACCCAAATAGATAGACTGAATGGATCACTCCGGCTAAAAACTCCTAAATCTTTGAAAGAGAGCCCATTCTCTCCACTTAGCTTAAGCCCTTTATTCTTATGCCCGGAAACCAGAATGGGATCATCTACAATGCTTGCTGCAAAGCGGGGCCTGGCAGCATTTGCCAGTTTTTTATTGCTAATTCTGTCAAAGCTAAAATCACCCACTTTCCCTTTAGTTAAATTAGGCTTGATATTGCCTGAACGTGCTAACCAGTTCTTAAATCGTTCCTCACTTTGAGGAATTTGAGATTCCATTTTTTCTATACTGGCACGTATTTCGGCAGCTTTGCTATCTGTGTTCTGAGCTGTAAGTTTTAATGCTGGTACAGGGACTGCATCCGTAAAAAAGGAAGTTTGTCCTGATTCATCCACACTATTGAAAAAACTGAAGAGTTGATAGAATTCCTTTTGAGAAATGGGATCGTATTTATGATCATGGCAGCGGGCACATTCCATCGTGAGACCGAGAAAGGCCCGTGAGGTAGTGATGGTTCTGTCAGCCACATACTCAGCTCGAAACTCCTCTTCTACACTTCCTCCTTCTTCAGTCTGCATATGGTTGCGATTAAATCCGGTTGCCAGAATTTGCTCTCTGCTGGGATTAGGCATCAGATCTCCGGCTAGTTGCCAGCGGCTAAATTCGTCATAGGGCATGTTGTTGTTGAAAGCCTTAATTACCCAATCTCGCCAGGGCCACATACGCCTTTCTCTGTCGGCCTGGTAGCCATGGGTATCTGCATAGCGAGCAACATCCAACCAGTCAATGGCCATTCTTTCTCCATAAGCCTCCGAAGCCAACATTTCATCTATAACTTTCTCCAGAGCATCTTCAGAATCGTCCGCTTTAAAGGCTTCAAGCTCTTCAACTTGTGGAGGAATCCCTCTTAAGCCAAAACTGATCCTGCGCATCAGCCTTTCTTTTGATGCTTTATCTGTGAAACTAGTTCCTTCCTGTTCCAGGCGGGCTAGTACAAATTGATCGATCTCATTCTGGATTTTCCCCTCTTCTTTTACAGAAGGGAAATTGGATTTTTTGGGAGGAATAAAGGACCAATGTTCCTTCCATTCGGCTCCCTGGTCTATCCATTTTCCAATAAGGGCTATCTCCTGATTATTGAGGCTAAGATTGGATTCAGGGGGAGGCATGATGAATTCCTCATCTTTGGATATAATTCGGTGCCAGACTTCACTGGCATCCAGATTACCCGCTTTGATAGCAAATCTTTTTTCAACTTCTCCTAATGCAGTGAAGGCGCCTTCTTCGGTATCCAGACGCAAATCTGCAGAACGTGCTTCTTCATCCGGTCCATGGCAGGCGAAACATCGATCCGAAAGAATAGGCTTAATATGGAAGTTGAAATCCACCCGATCCGGCAGACTTTTGTCTGCTGCATATTGGGTGTAGGATCCATTTTGGCATGCAGAGAGCATGGCCCCTACAAGGATTAACAGTAGGCAGTAGTTATAGCAATTCATAAGTCCTTTAAATTAAAAAAAGACTGCCGAATAAGAAACCAAAAATTAAGCTATATCGAAGAACTTATTATTTTGATCTACGTAATTCCAAATACAACAAGCACCACCAAAGACAATTTATCTAATCTTGAATTAGTATGAATTACCTCTAAACGTCTTTGGTACCATGAAAAGAAACACCTATTTATTAATTTCCTTAATTTTCCTTTTTCAATCTTGTGTAAGTTTCAAACCTTATGCCCAGTCTGAACTGGATTTTCCTTTAAAGCCCGTAACAGAAGTTGAAGTTTTCTTTCCCGGAGAACTTTTGCCCTATAAAGAATATATAGAAATTGGCAGCCTCGCTACCAATATGAGTGGGGCTACGAATAATCAGGCCTACGTCAGCCGACTTCAAAAAATAGCACGAGAAAATGGCGTTGATGCCCTTATGGATATCCAGGAAGATCAGGGATATTATGGCGGACGGATTTTAACCGCTTTGGGCATAAAGTATATCAAAAATCTGGATTATCTGGATGAGTATGTGAAGAAGGAATCCTTTTATAAGCTGGACAGCCTGGGGAAAAATAAAGAGTTGGTTGCAGTGATTGAAAGAAGCCCTATTGGGCGAACCTTGAGTAGTCGTTTTAGCAGTGATGAAGAAAAAGACTTTTATGAAACCTATATCCAAAATTATAGAGATCATCACCTAAGGGAAGAAAGAGATAATTGGACTTATAGAAAACATGCAAATACAGGGATGATTATTTCCCGGCAGTATTCCCGTTCGTCTCAATGGGTTGTCAAGACTTGTAGATTTAAATATGGAGAACAGGGATTGGAGAGAATTAAGATTTTCTACGAGGATGATTTTCGGCAAGAAGAAATCTTGTATATGTATGATGAAAAATCTCGTATCTCCGGACGGCAATTGGATCTACCTTTCGGTCGCCAATTAATTGAGGGCTATAAATACGATACAGAAGGCAAGCTGTCCCAAAAACTTTTCATCCTAAAAGTTCCCAATAAGGTTCAACCGCTGCAGTATGTGTCCGAGTTTGAGTATTATAAAAAGGAAGACATTCACGATTTCCTGACTCAGGAATAAGGGACAAGAATTGCTTCTATTTTAGGCAAGAAAAAATGTCTATTTTTAAGTAGAAATAGTCTCGAAAAAAGTTTGTGATCCGAAAACTACTCCTACTACTACTTTGCCTTTGGCCTATAATATCTCTGGGCCAAAGCCCTTCCTTTAATCTCGAATGGAAGGAATTAAGTCCTCTGATTCCTCCTCCGGAAGCAGCCAGACAAGCCGGTTTGGCGGGGCCTTTTGGCGGAGTTGTGGAAGAGTCGGTGATACTTGCAGGAGGAGCCAATTTTCCAGATGGCCCAGCCTGGGAGGGGGGGCAGAAAGTCTATCATCAGGACATCTATCTGCTGAATGATTCCCAATGGGAATTGTTGAATATTCAATTGCCCTATCCTATAGCTTATGGATTGAGCCTTTCTGGTCTGGATGCTATGTATTGGATAGGAGGGATGAATGGAGACTCTCTATGCCGAGCAGTTTTTAAAATAAAGCATAAAAAAAAGAAAGAGGATATTCAGATTGAATCTCTGCCTGCTTTGCCTATTGCTCTTGCAAATACGAGTGGAGGTATAATTGGCAATCAATTGTATGTCTTTGGGAGTAGGGAAGACTTAGGAGAAAGCTATTTCTTTAGGTTAAATCTGGCAGAAATAGAGAAAGGCTGGATAGCTTTGGCCGATTTGCCTGCTAGTCCCAGAACTCATGCCTATGGCAGTATCCAAAATGGGGGAGAAGGTCCAGCTTTTTATTTGTTCAAAGGACGTTGGAAAGGAGGAGGAGCACTGACCAAATTTCTTTCTGATGCCTGGGTTTATGAACCGCTGAAGGATGAATGGAAAGAACTCAAGCAAGACCAGGATTTTCCACTCGCTGCCGGAGGTGTCCTGGAGCTGGGAGCCAATCAAATTTTAATTTTTGGTGGGGATAGTGGAGAGAACTTTAACAGGATAGAGGAACTCAATCATAGGATAATTGAAACAGAAGCTGAGGGAAAGGAAAACTTGATCAAAGCGAGGGATTCCCTCATGAAGTTTCATCCTGGCTTCAGCTCTGAGATCTGGTCCTTTCATACCATCACTCAAAGTTGGCACTTACTTTCACAAATGCCAGCTTCCAGGGCATTGACTACACCCGTTTTTTACAGAGGAAAGGATATCATAATCCCCTCAGGAGAAGTTTCTCCTTGCATTCGAACGGATCAAGTTTGGAAAGGGGAAATAAGAGAAGAAAATTCTATTTCATCTTTGAACATTTGGGTACTCGCAAGCTATTTCATCTTGTTGTTGGGATTGGGGATTTATTTTTCTGTCCGCCAGAAAAGCACGGATGACTTCTTTATGGCGGGGAGGCGAATTCCAGCCTGGGCAGCGGGTATGAGTATCTTTGGCACACAACTAAGCGCCATAACCTTTATGGCCATTCCAGCTAAGACCTTTGCTACAGATTGGCTCTATGTCGTGCTAAATCTTTGCATCATTCTGGTTGCCCCCTTTATCATTCGAATTTTCCTTCCCTTTTACCGGAGGTTCAAATTGCGAACTGCCTATGAGTATCTGGAATTGCGTTTCAATTTAGCGACTCGTCTTGCTGGATCCCTGATGTATATCTTCCTTCAAATTGGTCGACTGGGAATCGTCTTGTTATTGCCTTCTTTGGCCCTATCTGTCTTGACGGGAATAGGGGTAGAGTGGTGCATTCTTTCTATGGGAATTCTGAGTATCCTGTATACCGTATTAGGAGGAATAGAAGCCGTAATCTGGACAGATGTATTGCAAGTATTTGTTCTATTGGGAGGAGCACTGCTATGCTTTGTTTTACTATTTCTCGATTTGGGGATGGGAGAAATCCTGCGAGTCGCTGGCGATTTTGACAAACTGAGGATGTTGGATGCAAGCCTGGATATTACGGAACCTACACTCTGGGTATTGCTCTTCGGGGGATTTGCCGTAAACTTCATTCAATATGGAAGTGATCAGACTGTAATCCAAAGATACCTGACCACCAAAGACGAAGCTGCTGCTGCCAAAAGTATAAGAATAGGTGCCTGGATGAGTCTTCCTGCAACGCTAATCTTCTTTTCATTGGGCACTTTATTGTTTGTCTTTTTCCGAAGCCAACCGGAAGCCATGCAGCCAACTTTAGCAAGTACCGATAGTATTTTCCCCTGGTACATCGTATCGCAATTGCCGGATGGAGTTTCAGGTCTTTTGCTGGCAGCTATCTTTGCAGCTTCTATGTCCAGTTTGGATAGTAGTATGAACTCCGTTTCTACGGTGATTAGTGTTGATTTTGTGGAAAGACTTATGCCGTTGAAAAATTCAGCTCAATATCTGAGCCTGGCAAGAATAGTTACGGTAATTATTGGAGGATTGGGAACAGCTCTTGCCTGGTTCATGGCCAGTTGGGGAATCAGTTCCTTATGGGATCAATTCAATATGATAATTGGACTATTCGCCGGAGGTCTGGGAGGAATTTTTCTTGCAGGAATTCTTATCCCCAAAGTCAATGGGCAAGCTGCAATTCTTGCCCTCATACTGAGTGGTATGATTCAGTATTTGGTGAAAAGCTTTACAAACATTCATTTGCTTTTATATACGTTTACCGGTATGCTTTCTGCCATATTATTGAGCGTCCTGTTCAGCCGGTTTTTCGGCCAAAACAAAGATTCATCTCAAGCATATACCTTTCGTCAACTTCCTCATCAATAACTCTCATGACTACCAGAACATTTAAGGGTCTTATCGCAGCTCCTATTAGCCCAATGAAGAAGAATGGAGAAATTGACCTGGCACGGGTTGAAAATCTGGCAAAGCTCTATCGAAAAAATGGGGTTAATGGAGCCTTTATCTGCGGTACAACCGGGGAGGGAAGTTCTCTGAGTGTTGAAGAAGTAAAAGCCTATGCTCAAGAATGGAAAAGAGTAGGAGAGGGCTTGACTAAAATTCTGTGTGTAGGAGGGGATAATGTGCAGGAAATGCAGGAGTTGGCTGCTTATGGAGGAGAGCTGGACCTGGATGGAATTTCTATGCTGAGTCCTTATTATTTCAAACCTAAATCAGAAGAGGATTTACTCGGACTTTGCAAAAGTGTTTCAGAAGCTGCTCCTGAAACTCCCTTATATTATTATCATATTCCGACTTTAACGGCTGGGTATTTTTCCATGAGAAAGTTTTTGGGCCTGGCAAATACAGAATTACCTCAATTGAAAGGGATTAAATTTACTTTCAATGATCTGTATGATTTTTACCGATGCAGAGCCTTTGAAGGGGAAAAGTATGAGATGTATTGGGGAACGGACGAAGTGCTTCTCTCTGCTTTGGTGGCAGGAGCAAATGGAGCGGTAGGTAGCACTTATAATTATGCTGCACCTTTATACAATCGAATCATCACTGCTTTTCAGAAAGGTGATATGGACAAAGCCAGAGAGTTGCAGGATAAAGCAGTTGAGATGGTTGAACTCCTAATTGCATATGGAGGCACGGGAGCGACCAAATCATTTATGAAGATCATAGGCCTGGATTGCGGAGAATACAGAGCACCCATTTCCAATCCCAATTCAAATGAGATCAAAGAACTAGAAGGGAAATTGAAGAAGATCGGATTCTTTGATTTCTGTAGTTCACCCACCTAAAACAAAAAAGGCCAGGCAATATTCTGCCTGACCTTTTATAAATGAGTATTATCTTTTTATATAGTCTTCAATTCTGAAACCAGTTTAGATAAACTGTCTTTGGCATCTCCAAAGAGCATGCGGGTTCCATTGGCAAAGAAAAGTTCATTTTCAATTCCAGCATAGCCTTTTCCCATACTTCTTTTCATGATGATGACATTCTTGGCATTGTGAACCTGAATGATAGGCATGCCATAAATCGAGCTACTGGGATCATTTTCTGCTGCAGGATTTACAACATCATTTGCTCCCACAACTATCGCTACATCTGTTGATCCCAGACTTTCATTTGCATCTTCCAGTTCTACCAGTTTGTCATAGGAAACATCCGCTTCGGCCAACAATACATTCATATGTCCGGGCATACGACCAGCAACCGGATGAATGGCATAGGTAACTTCCACTCCTCTATCCGTTAGTAGTTTATCGAAATCATTGCAAACATGCTGTGCCTGTGCGACAGCTAATCCATAGCCGGGAACTACACATACACGATTGGCATAAGCACAGAGGATAGCGGCATCTGATAAAGCAATTTCTTTGACTACCTTTTCCGCAGCATCTCCTTTTGAACCACTTGAAACCGTACTAAATGATCCAAAAATAACATTAGCCAAAGAGCGATTCATTGCCTGGCACATGAGTATGGTAAGGATGGTCCCTGCGGACCCAACGAGAATACCTCCCGTAAGCATCACTTGATTGTCATAGAGGAATCCTCCAAAAGCTGCTGCAACTCCGGTGAAGGAGTTAAGTAAAGAAATCACAACCGGCATATCTGCCCCACCGATGGGCATCACAAAGGTGATTCCATAAACGAGAGAAATGCCAAGTAGAAGCCATAGCAATCCATTGTCAAACAATTCAGGATTCATGACCCCATAAATTGTAAGCCCTGTAAGGGTCAAGGCAAATATCCCATTGATGATGGGCATGAGGTTATTGTAGATATCCTTGATCCTTCCTTCCAGTTTGCCATAGGCAATCATTGATCCACTAAAGGAAACGGAACCAATAATTAAACTCACAGCTACTACAGATAGGAAACCTGCTTCGTGGGAAGGATGGGTGTCAAATTCTATCAATGCAATCAGGGCTGCACAGGCACCTCCCATTCCATTGAAAAAAGAAACCATTTGAGGCATGGCAGTCATCTGGACTTTTACTGCCATGAGATAGCCAATCACAGTTCCCACTGCCATTGCTAATATGATCCAGACATGGTTTTGGATGCCATTTCCGGCATCGTCTTTATGAAAAAGTATAGTCGCTACAATGGCCAGGCCCATACCAAAAGCTGCAAGCAGATTTCCTTTTCTTGCACTTTCAGGGCTACCCAGCATTTTCAATCCCAAAATGAAGGTGATCGAAGCGACCAGATATGAGAGTTCTAATGTAAATTCCATAGCGATCAATCTTTCTTTTTAAACATTTCCAACATACGATTGGTGACCACGAAGCCGCCAACCACATTGAGGGTACCTAAAACCACAGCTAAAAAGCCCAAAACCAGGGCAAGAATATTATCCGGAGCAGCATGACCCATCACAATGATGGCTCCTATAATCACAACTCCGTGAATGGCATTGGCACCTGACATGAGCGGTGTATGCAGGATCGCTGGAACATTGGAGATGACTTCCACCCCCAGAAAAATGGAAAGAATGATTACATAAATGAATTCTTTATGCGCTAGAAATAGTTGAAATAGATCAGACATAGCAAGGGGGTTAAGAGGCGACAGAAGAAAATTTATCTAATACACGGGGACTAATGATGGCTCCGCCATGCGACACACAGGTGTGTTGTATGATTTCATTTTCGAAATCAAAACTGATCGCTCCATCGTTTATAACCTCCTTGAAAAAGTTGATCAGATTCTTCCCATACATCTTGGATGAATCCAAAGGTATACTGGAAGCCAGACTGGAGTCGCCTATAATGCTCACTCCATTTACAACTACGGTTTCATTATTTTTGGAGAACGCACAATTTCCTCCGCTGGAGGCAGCAAGATCTACCACCACAGAACCCGCTTTCATTTTATGAAGGGTTTCTTCCTGGATAAGCAGGGGGGCTTTACGACCCGGTATTTGTGCTGTACAAATAATAACATCGGACTTGGCTGCATGCTCCTGAATAAGGGCTGCTTGTCTCTGTTTATATTCTTCAGTTTGTTCAACTGCATATCCTCCCGCAGAAGTATCGTCAGTTGCTCCTTCCACTTCAACAAATTTAGCCCCTAAACTCAGGACCTCTTCTTTTGCTGCAGCTCGTACATCAAAAGCCTCGACGACAGCCCCCAACCTTTTTGCTGTTGAGATCGCCTGCAAGCCTGCTACACCTGCACCCAGGATCAAGACTTTAGCTGGTATAATCGTTCCAGCTGCCGTCATGAACATAGGGAAGAATTTGGGAAGATGAATTGCTGCTTGTAAAACTGCTTTGTATCCTGCCGAAGTCGCCATAGAAGAAAGGACATCCATAGCCTGGGCCTTGGTGGTACGAGGTACCATGTCCATACTAAAAACAGAAACTCCTTTTTTTGCAAAATCCTGAGCGGTTTGAGGATTGCTCAGGGGATTCATTTGAGTAATCAGAATTTTCTCCGGAGAGATTTCGGATTGGTTCGGGGTCTGGATGCAGAGAATTACCTGAGCATCTGCAAGAATGTCTTTTCTTGACTTAATTGAGGCTCCGGCATCTGAATAATTGCTGTCCTCTTGAAATGAAGCTTTGCCTGCACTAGTCTCCATCCATACTTCCGAATAACCAAGGTCCATGAGCTTTTTTACGTGCTCTGGAAGTATAGACACTCTTCGCTCAGGCTCTGCTTCTTTGAGTACGCCTAAGATCATGGTGCGATAGTATTTTTAGTCTATAAAATTTCTTTAAGGCAAAAGTTATAACTACCTGAAGCTCTGGTTGATATCTTCCAGTGCTTCAAGGCTTGGTGTTAGTTCTTTTTCCGTTAATTGATTCAATGCTGTATCCGATGTGTTCAGGATGTTGTGTAAATCCTGGGTTTTGGGATCCATATGGATTAAACCTGTAATAATTTCCCCTCTACTTTTTGCATCAAGTAGTTTATGCATGGCAGAATTCCTGTCATGAGGATCCCAACCCTGAACGGGTTTGCTTAGGCGAATTTTTGAGCCATCATGAAGTTCTACCTCTATACTGCTATCATCTTCATAGTCTACCAGGATTTCCTCTCTTTTGGGTACAAAGTCCATCTTGGAAGTAGCGGTCATATATTCCCGGGTAAATTCATAAGATTTGGTTGAACCTGCATTATTGTTAAAAGTAACACAAGGTGAAATCACATCTATGAAAGCGAAACCCGGATGAGCCATTGCGGCTTTGATTAGAGGGACCAATTGGGTTTTATCTCCCGAAAAGCTGCGAGCTACGAAACCAGCTCCTAATTCCAGAGCCAGACCAATAAGGTCAATGGCCTGATACATATTTTTGGAACCCGATTTACTTATTGAACCAAAATCTGCAGTAGCAGAGTCTTGTCCTTTGGTTAGGCCATAGCAGCCATTATTCATGACGATATAGGTCATGTTGAGGTTTCTCCTAATCGCATGAACATATTGTCCCATGCCTATTGAGGCAGTATCTCCATCCCCGGAAACTCCCAGATAAATGAGATGTTTATTGGCAAGATTGGCTCCCGTAGCAACGGAAGGCATACGTCCGTGAACCGAATTAAAGCCATGCGAATTGCTTAGGAAATAAGTCGGAGTTTTGGAGGAACAACCTATACCAGAAAGCTTAGCCAGTCTGTGTGGCTCAATGTTCATTTCATAGCAGGCCTGAACGATAGATCCACTAATGGAATCATGTCCACATCCTGCACAAAGGGTAGAAATTGCTCCTTCATAGTCAGCTTTTCTATAGCCGACCTCATTTTTGGGGAGCAGGGGGTGGCTGAATGTTGGTTTATAAAAACTCATGATGCATCCATTTTGGGATTTAACTCGGTCAGGTTATGCCTAACAGTCTTGAAAATTTTATCTGCAGTAATCGGCATGCCATCATAATTCAATACGGATAGCATCTTTTCTGGCCTAATGCCTAATTCCTGAATCAAAACAGAACGCATTTGTGCATCTCTGTTTTGTTCAACCACAAATACATAAGTATGTTGGTGGATAAAGTCCTCCACTTCATTATTAAATGGGAAGGCTCGAAGCCTCATTGAGTCCACACCGATTCCTTCTCCTTGCAATAAATCCATAGCTTCCAATGCCGCATAAGTTGTGGTTCCAAAGAAGAGCATTCCATAACTGGATTGATTCTTCTTGCCATAGAATTGAGGACTGGGAACCATGCTTTTTGCTGTCTCGAATTTGCGGCTAAGCCTATCTACATTTCTCACGTAGGCATCACCTTGTTCAGTATATCGAGCATATTCATCTCTGGAGGTACCTCTGGTAAAAAAGGAACCTTTTGTTGGGTGTGTACCTGGATAGGTTCTGTATGGAATACCATCCCCATCTACATCGAGGTATCTACCAAATTCTTTTACTTCCTCAAGGTCTTGAGCTGATAGAACTTTTCCTCTGTCATATTTTTTGCCTTCTTCCCATTTCAGGGGAGGAGAAACATGCTCATTCATCCCTATATCCAGGTCTGACATCAGGATGACAGGCGTTTGTAATCTATCTGCTAAATCCAGGGCTTTCGCTCCGAATTCAAAACACTCTGCAGGCGTACTTGGAAATAATAAAACATGTTTGGTATCGCCATGTGAAGCATAGGCCGATGATATAATGTCAGCCTGCTGAGTCCTGGTAGGCATGCCGGTAGAAGGGCCTCCTCTTTGTACATTGACCAGGGTAACGGGTATTTCCGCAAAATAGGCAAGGCCAATAAATTCATTCATCAAAGAAACTCCTGCTCCACTTGTAGCCGTAAATGCTCTTGCTCCATTCCAACAAGCACCGATAACCATACCGATAGCAGCCAGTTCATCTTCTGCCTGTACAATGGCGACATTCTTTTTACCAGTCTCCGGATCTACTCTTAGTTTCTTGGCATAATCTTCAAATGCCTTAGCAACAGATGTCGAAGGAGTAATGGGATACCAGGCAGCTACCGAGGCCCCACCATAGAGAAGTCCTAATGCCGTTGCAGTATTGCCATCCAGCATGATACTGTCTCCAATCTTGTCCCTTCTTTCTACTCGGATGTCCA includes:
- a CDS encoding 2-oxoacid:acceptor oxidoreductase subunit alpha; the protein is MPLGSGVNDFVVRFANVNGTGSASANGIFAKALFRMGLPISPKNIFPSNIQGLPTWYEVRVNENAYLGRREGIDILVAVNPQSLKQDIASVKSGGYLVYDNSKKLHDSFLREDINFIGIPMMQMCMEHYSNPRQQQLFKNVVYVGALAALLDIEMEVIKGIISDQFARKPKLVPPNFEALDMGAKYAREHFDCPLDIRVERRDKIGDSIMLDGNTATALGLLYGGASVAAWYPITPSTSVAKAFEDYAKKLRVDPETGKKNVAIVQAEDELAAIGMVIGACWNGARAFTATSGAGVSLMNEFIGLAYFAEIPVTLVNVQRGGPSTGMPTRTQQADIISSAYASHGDTKHVLLFPSTPAECFEFGAKALDLADRLQTPVILMSDLDIGMNEHVSPPLKWEEGKKYDRGKVLSAQDLEEVKEFGRYLDVDGDGIPYRTYPGTHPTKGSFFTRGTSRDEYARYTEQGDAYVRNVDRLSRKFETAKSMVPSPQFYGKKNQSSYGMLFFGTTTYAALEAMDLLQGEGIGVDSMRLRAFPFNNEVEDFIHQHTYVFVVEQNRDAQMRSVLIQELGIRPEKMLSVLNYDGMPITADKIFKTVRHNLTELNPKMDAS